Proteins encoded together in one Penicillium digitatum chromosome 1, complete sequence window:
- a CDS encoding Cytochrome P450, giving the protein MSPAPATIILAISLLLIVIWGKRQKAHSQSSDPAICRQIIAGVLKSTEKQQPNTLSPHQAKAMANRHLPIAFGIDNAFTRPDSAHATMFVEKVKPLINLSAKQWYSVSEFARVTTSYWIEHGFPGPDHNGSNTCHKEKSKGTRNHISTTCNRINLASMVQLLSLKVVLWLFFNHKTQDQTCDANLLSLAQSINRIWISSKLKATEDDVPRFEDDALLQTSLVNLFGTHDHPEENPLNVILPSFETMWRVVLRAFLEIRFATGKEVPAWRRTMIAFASQPTKSQFEAGLTLLPSRSRPESSNGSNLGDARGVWTSPSAKNIVSESLRLYVPTRHIHRAYQWDQGVATSLEIKSADIEGCHLRSDFWGSSAERFNPDRWSEITSAQGDAFMPFGCPPFECPAKPIFGPRMIGVLVGALLAAMEDKDQLSSWTLDCEDGRVLGHLTSGRKLCPHRNAYTELYLVRSWTREE; this is encoded by the coding sequence ATGTCCCCAGCTCCGGCAACTATCATCCTCGCCATATCCCTTCTTCTGATTGTGATCTGGGGCAAGAGGCAGAAAGCCCATTCCCAATCAAGTGACCCAGCAATATGCCGCCAGATCATTGCTGGCGTGCTCAAATCCACAGAAAAGCAGCAACCCAATACCCTGTCGCCGCATCAAGCGAAAGCGATGGCCAATAGACATCTTCCAATCGCCTTTGGAATCGACAACGCTTTCACACGCCCAGATAGTGCCCATGCCACCATGTTCGTCGAGAAAGTCAAACCGTTAATCAATCTATCGGCAAAGCAGTGGTACAGCGTATCCGAGTTCGCCAGAGTCACGACCAGCTACTGGATCGAGCATGGCTTTCCCGGACCGGATCATAACGGCAGCAACACTTGTCACAAAGAAAAGAGCAAGGGCACCCGCAATCATATCAGTACTACCTGCAATCGAATCAACCTCGCCAGTATGGTGCAGTTACTttcattgaaggtcgtgcTATGGCTGTTTTTCAACCACAAGACTCAAGACCAGACATGTGATGCGAATCTACTGAGCCTAGCACAGTCCATAAATCGAATCTGGATATCTTCCAAGCTGAAAGCTACGGAGGATGATGTTCCCAGATTTGAAGACGATGCATTGCTTCAGACATCGCTGGTTAACCTCTTTGGTACTCACGATCACCCGGAGGAAAACCCCTTGAACGTAATCCTGCCTTCCTTCGAGACCATGTGGCGCGTCGTCTTGCGAGCTTTCCTGGAGATCAGATTTGCAACTGGGAAGGAAGTACCTGCGTGGCGGCGGACGATGATTGCTTTTGCTTCTCAGCCCACAAAGTCCCAATTTGAGGCAGGCCTCACGTTGTTGCCCAGTCGCTCCAGGCCCGAATCCAGCAATGGCTCCAACTTGGGTGATGCACGAGGTGTTTGGACTTCACCCAGTGCAAAGAACATTGTCAGTGAATCCCTTCGCCTGTAcgtacctacaaggcacaTTCATCGAGCGTATCAGTGGGACCAGGGTGTGGCGACATCGCTTGAAATCAAGTCTGCTGACATCGAGGGATGTCATTTGAGGTCTGATTTCTGGGGTTCTAGTGCAGAGAGATTCAATCCGGATCGCTGGTCTGAGATTACATCCGCACAGGGAGATGCTTTTATGCCATTCGGTTGTCCGCCCTTTGAATGTCCTGCGAAGCCGATTTTCGGGCCGAGGATGattggagttttggttggCGCTCTTCTAGCAGCCATGGAGGACAAGGACCAATTGAGTTCTTGGACTTTGGATTGTGAGGATGGGAGAGTGTTGGGACACCTCACGTCTGGGAGGAAGTTGTGCCCGCATAGAAATGCCTACACGGAACTGTATCTAGTGCGGTCTTGGACTAGGGAAGAGTGA
- a CDS encoding C6 transcription factor, putative, with protein sequence MPRSAWHPSGEIKIPERQSLQVPTEETTVRRRTIVTASTSTTTGMPKPYDTLSYNFANESTCINFFAKWRANTTISNCNAISLLIENSNAFFHTLSSASATSRILDTSCSANVTQCASIMTALAADLVKPENCGDDYENGNSVVKGMYRDLVAYEPVYRATCLTNPSTKDYCFVDAVANSTAPDDYNVYLLPLGTPLTVGVVPTCNRCLKVTMDLFSGWARRNGQSLDSTYLPSAKIVNANCGDDFVSTNITVGSADVMAGAGLAVPLPKFGIVSVVALALGVMLTDVF encoded by the coding sequence ATGCCACGATCGGCCTGGCACCCAAGTGGAGAGATCAAGATTCCAGAGCGTCAATCACTACAAGTACCCACAGAGGAAACAACAGTGCGCCGACGAACAATCGTCACAGCATCAACCTCTACCACAACAGGGATGCCAAAGCCCTATGACACTCTCTCGTATAACTTCGCCAACGAAAGTACCTGCATCAACTTCTTCGCGAAATGGCGCGCAAACACAACAATCTCAAACTGCAACGCCATCTCCCTTCTGATCGAGAACTCCAACGCCTTCTTCCACACCCTCAGTTCAGCGTCCGCAACATCCCGCATCCTGGATACATCCTGCTCGGCGAATGTCACACAATGCGCGTCCATCATGACCGCCCTTGCAGCCGATCTTGTCAAACCTGAAAACTGCGGCGACGACTATGAAAACGGGAACTCTGTCGTCAAGGGCATGTATCGCGATCTGGTCGCTTACGAACCAGTGTATCGCGCCACTTGTCTCACAAACCCATCTACCAAGGACTACTGCTTCGTCGACGCGGTGGCAAATTCCACAGCACCCGATGATTACAACGTTTACCTTTTGCCCCTTGGTACCCCGCTTACCGTCGGAGTTGTGCCGACTTGTAATAGGTGCTTAAAGGTGACGATGGATCTCTTTTCGGGGTGGGCGAGACGGAATGGGCAGTCTCTTGATTCGACTTATCTCCCCTCGGCGAAGATTGTCAATGCCAATTGTGGTGATGATTTTGTGTCGACTAATATCACTGTTGGATCGGCGGATGTCATGGCTGGGGCGGGTCTTGCCGTCCCCTTGCCTAAATTTGGAATTGTCTCTGTCGTGGCCTTGGCTCTTGGTGTCATGCTGACAGATGTCTTTTGA
- a CDS encoding Nucleotide-binding, alpha-beta plait, with the protein MPSLGRNKGHPRSRKSDDEFVIFLQGIPPHCRWQELKDLVRQTALHIRQAVVYDDNHGTPTGIGQIIVKNEDEAWRTYHRLSTSGWDGQSLVVTLSRTSTPTKPIAGPTRSPSMIPTGYISGHSTPPLVHGQMAIPPSPVSPESSHPATPPYPYPEYGVMMVPIQMPPGYMPMIPDPHTQPMQCYPPSPVMNGSMYEPQWNMMPGYQMSPPHHMHHARGDNPPHNYQHYYPCATGTDPSSPSFYPDQRAVTIENLNSTTTCTDLKALLQTAGTVEQCSIVATDSIDEHGQLRGLVTMRTAEDAQCTVTMFNNCSFMGSRISVKINRGSLLVRAVSFDGVCDGSDTAGSVPGYGDACQSWADEMTAEANTVDKCKPLVIDGSGLNRWSGGLSTSAPP; encoded by the exons ATGCCGAGTCTTGGTCGTAATAAAGGTCATCCCAGGTCGCGCAAGTCGGATGATGAGTTTGTAATATTCCTTCAAGGC ATTCCACCTCATTGCCGCTGGCAAGAACTCAAGGACCTCGTGCGCCAAACTGCACTGCATATTCGCCAGGCAGTAGTATACGATGATAACCATGGAACCCCCACTGGAATCGGCCAAATCATCGTCAAAAATGAAGACGAGGCCTGGCGAACGTACC ATCGACTTTCAACGAGCGGATGGGATGGCCAAAGCCTCGTTGTCACACTCTCGCGGACCAGTACGCCCACAAAGCCCATTGCTGGACCTACCAGAAGCCCATCAATGATACCCACAGGCTACATCTCTGGCCACTCCACGCCTCCACTGGTACATGGACAGATGGCGATACCCCCGTCCCCAGTATCACCGGA ATCTTCTCACCCAGCCACTCCACCATATCCATACCCAGAGTACGGTGTCATGATGGTACCTATACAAATGCCACCAGGATACATGCCCATGATACCAGATCCACACACACAACCAATGCAGTGCTACCCCCCATCCCCAGTTATGAACGGCTCTATGTACGAGCCGCAGTGGAACATGATGCCAGGCTATCAGATGTCCCCTCCACACCATATGCACCACGCACGCGGCGACAATCCACCGCACAACTACCAGCACTACTACCCTTGCGCCACGGGCACAGACCCCAGCTCCCCATCTTTCTACCCAGATCAACGAGCCGTCACAATCGAGAACTTGAACTCGACTACTACATGCACCGATCTAAAAGCACTTCTGCAAACAGCCGGCACTGTCGAGCAATGCAGCATAGTCGCTACGGACTCGATCGATGAACATGGCCAGCTGCGTGGCTTGGTCACGATGCGAACAGCGGAGGATGCTCAGTGTACTGTGACCATGTTCAATAATTGCAGCTTCATGGGGTCGCGGATTAGTGTGAAGATTAATCGTGGCTCGCTTCTCGTGAGGGCCGTTAGCTTTGATGGGGTTTGTGATGGCTCAGATACCGCGGGATCGGTGCCAGGTTATGGGGATGCGTGTCAGTCGTGGGCTGATGAGATGACTGCAGAGGCGAACACTGTTGATAAATGCAAGCCGCTGGTGATagatgggtctgggttaaATAGGTGGAGTGGGGGTTTGTCGACGTCTGCGCCTCCATGA
- a CDS encoding Protein mesA, with product MATILPYRPSNDSLSASNNRQTIGLPRLSPAASFIGRSPSSSHGSYRRRSTENAASSSRPRRCKAQYPLDSPERHVEYILVASFHIDRGPIMEHQYPAAISGDESMLAELMLPDQTHVRSQDWTMFFLHKDTSGDEDIDSAVGKRKRKRKSHYHGSPEEADIQDENLDEISDDPESSDDESGEGPPLMYVLNLVNTKQDNTVRRGAVVKAMAICTRHSFLHIYKPLLLLALEDYFKSPFPETLASLYDAVNAMDLSLMPKMSILERHILQSSNTKDMFLEKFEQMIRQREEEELQDGEYPPSPKKMSRYALPRDTHEYESKVVYNDIPIPVKIPTVIWPETVGDFSLIQLIQTFAVPHAASPQAFTAHPHLTTSGPFTHPVIVLVNAILTQKRVVFLGHNRPSGEVAEAVLAACALASGGILRGFTRHAFPYTDLSKIDDLLKVPGFIAGVTNPTFANHPEWWDVMCDLPTGRIKISSHVEPAPVTEGLLFFQQQNSLLANNASHATHDPTGDTLFMEDILRSISQRHGENVIRAKWRAYITKFVRVAAAFEETVYGASNLYVIGPGEELSPDSPTGHQSDASDPTTLRGHGYVWTDDTAKQRELSASVSRIEGWRNTRSYYSYIQDIAAMYFPARPIQRPDIHHHHDRLRAIKLTHSEAASIYLAFSRSVQDYAGICQLLTVAPENQAGLFYVSMGLFHPDQAVREATADLLDRIAVHPAGRHFWAHVSRFAKLGHIRVKRERDAATQSPISGGGSPVPTSFGASFGGEPQSLVGVAMGIGLKRRS from the exons ATGGCAACAATACTACCGTATCGACCGTCGAACGACTCGCTCTCCGCCTCGAACAACCGCCAAACAATCGGTCTTCCTCGGCTCTCGCCTGCGGCCTCCTTCATCGGACGTTCGCCTAGCAGCTCACATGGCTCTTATCGAAGAAGATCCACAGAGAATGCGGCCTCGAGCTCCAGGCCACGCCGCTGCAAAGCACAGTACCCACTCGACTCGCCGGAGCGCCATGTGGAATACATCCTGGTTGCGTCCTTCCACATTGATCGGGGCCCGATCATGGAGCACCAATATCCCGCTGCCATCAGCGGTGATGAGAGTATGCTTGCAGAGCTGATGCTACCCGATCAAACGCATGTGCGGAGTCAGGACTGGACCATGTTCTTCTTACACAAAGACACTAGTGGTGACGAAGATATAGATTCAGCAGTtggaaagaggaaaagaaagcgGAAATCACATTACCATGGAAGCCCGGAGGAAGCTGATATTCAGGACGAGAACTTGGACGAGATCTCCGATGACCCTGAGAGCAGCGATGATGAGAGTGGTGAAGGGCCACCCCTGATGTATGTGCTGAATCTTGTCAACACGAAGCAAGATAACACTGTCCGAAG AGGCGCAGTAGTGAAGGCAATGGCAATTTGTACTCGACATTCATTCCTCCACATTTACAAA CCTTTACTACTCCTAGCACTGGAGGACTACTTCAAATCTCCTTTCCCCGAAACTCTGGCATCTCTCTATGACGCGGTAAACGCTATGGACCTTTCGTTAATGCCAAAAATGTCGATACTCGAGCGACATATCCTGCAATCTAGCAACACTAAAGATATGTTCCTGGAGAAGTTCGAGCAAATGATCCGCCagcgggaagaagaagaactcCAGGATGGGGAATATCCGCCGTCACCAAAGAAAATGAGTCGATACGCCCTACCGCGGGATACACATGAATACGAGTCGAAAGTGGTCTATAATGACATCCCCATTCCAGTCAAAATTCCGACGGTGATTTGGCCGGAGACTGTTGGAGACTTCTCCCTCATCCAGCTCATTCAGACGTTCGCTGTACCGCATGCCGCATCTCCCCAGGCTTTCACAGCGCATCCCCATTTGACAACCAGCGGACCATTCACACACCCCGTTATTGTTCTTGTCAACGCTATTCTCACCCAGAAGCGGGTGGTATTCCTAGGACACAACCGGCCATCAGGAGAGGTTGCAGAGGCGGTCCTGGCGGCCTGCGCTCTTGCATCCGGTGGCATTCTGCGTGGATTTACTCGCCATGCATTCCCTTATACTGATCTATCCAAGATCGACGATCTCCTGAAAGTACCTGGGTTTATTGCAGGGGTCACAAACCCTACATTTGCCAACCATCCTGAATGGTGGGACGTTATGTGCGACCTCCCGACGGGCCGGATCAAGATCTCAAGTCATGTTGAACCTGCACCGGTAACAGAAGGGCTTCTATTCTTCCAGCAGCAAAATTCCCTCCTGGCCAACAATGCATCCCACGCAACCCACGACCCAACCGGCGACACATTGTTCATGGAAGACATTCTCCGTAGCATCAGCCAACGCCACGGCGAGAATGTCATCCGCGCAAAGTGGCGCGCCTACATAACAAAATTTGTCCGCGTCGCTGCAGCCTTTGAAGAAACAGTCTATGGTGCGTCAAATCTCTACGTCATCGGCCCAGGCGAAGAACTCTCCCCAGACAGCCCGACAGGCCACCAAAGCGACGCCTCGGATCCAACAACTCTCCGGGGGCACGGTTATGTATGGACAGACGACACCGCCAAACAACGCGAACTCTCAGCCTCTGTATCCCGAATCGAAGGCTGGCGCAACACCCGCTCCTACTACTCCTACATCCAAGACATAGCCGCAATGTACTTCCCCGCGCGCCCAATCCAACGCCCAGATATTCACCATCATCACGACCGTCTCCGCGCCATCAAACTCACCCACTCCGAAGCTGCTTCCATCTACCTCGCTTTCTCCCGCTCCGTTCAGGACTACGCGGGCATCTGCCAGCTCTTAACTGTCGCACCGGAGAACCAGGCCGGTCTTTTCTATGTCAGCATGGGCCTATTCCACCCGGACCAAGCTGTCCGCGAAGCGACGGCCGATCTTCTCGATCGCATCGCCGTACACCCAGCTGGCCGCCATTTCTGGGCGCATGTTAGCCGCTTCGCGAAGCTGGGGCATATCCGTGTGAAACGGGAACGAGATGCCGCTACACAGAGTCCTATCTCTGGTGGCGGATCGCCCGTACCTACGAGTTTTGGGGCGAGCTTTGGTGGTGAGCCCCAGAGTCTTGTCGGCGTTGCTATGGGAATTGGGTTGAAGCGGAGGAGCTGA
- a CDS encoding RabGAP/TBC — MAKPQPSWALGVPGPDSPASPRTMRTLRKIQSHQVLSTSSALIAQTRTSRQARSPEADPESAATPGAATRVRAHRRARSNSDASREAAATPPVTQRRPARKTGSGIGLKRSFLENLLRDGPQSSNPHEGLRELKYLVLSSRVDADGDGMSPYRIYLWLALLDIPPMPTDDYLALIHRGRSPAYAKIRNDTFRTLATDPLFKRRVTEASLIRLLNAVAWKLHDSRPKPRSRQTSSRPREMELLFNAPASVEEESPFGGELETVSNSTTTDSTMYVQGMNVLCAPFLYAARSEVEAFALFHYFVTRECPGYIRNTMDGVHKGLRLVDRCLEIVEPKLAVYLFSKGMHAELYAFPSVLTLCACTPPLPEVLHLWDFLFAYGSHLNILCIVAQLIRMRDLIFDSPSPNKILRSFPPLDAKEIIALTVLLVRKIPEDLYAEMISHAK, encoded by the exons ATGGCCAAACCTCAGCCCTCTTGGGCCCTTGGCGTCCCGGGCCCCGACTCACCCGCATCGCCGCGAACCATGCGAACCCTCCGAAAGATCCAATCCCACCAAGTGCTGTCAACCTCTAGCGCTCTCATTGCCCAGACCCGGACCTCTCGTCAAGCTAGGTCTCCTGAAGCTGATCCTGAATCTGCAGCAACTCCTGGTGCTGCAACGCGAGTGCGCGCGCATCGCCGAGCTCGATCAAACAGCGATGCTTCTCGTGAAGCTGCAGCAACACCACCTGTGACTCAGAGACGACCCGCGCGTAAAACAGGGTCTGGGATCGGTTTAAAGCGATCGTTTCTGGAGAATCTTTTGCGCGATGGACCGCAGAGTTCAAATCCACACGAGGGACTGCGCGAGCTCAAATACCTCGTCCTATCCAGCCGAGTGGATGCTGACGGAGATGGCATG TCGCCATACCGAATCTACCTCTGGCTGGCCCTCCTCGACATTCCTCCTATGCCAACCGATGACTACCTTGCTCTCATCCACCGCGGCCGTTCTCCTGCTTACGCCAAAATTCGTAATGACACTTTCCGCACACTAGCCACAGACCCTCTCTTTAAACGCCGAGTTACAGAAGCAAGCTTGATTCGCCTCCTGAACGCTGTGGCATGGAAACTCCACGATTCCAGGCCAAAACCTCGGTCTCGACAGACATCCTCTCGGCCCCGTGAGATGGAGCTTCTATTTAACGCGCCAGCCAGCGTTGAAGAGGAGTCCCCCTTTGGTGGGGAGCTAGAGACAGTCTCTAATAGCACCACAACTGATTCGACCATGTACGTCCAAGGCATGAATGTCCTGTGTGCGCCGTTCCTCTATGCTGCCCGCAGCGAGGTGGAAGCATTCGCTCTGTTCCACTACTTTGTCACACGCGAATGTCCAGGCTACATCCGTAATACTATGGATGGAGTCCACAAGGGTCTTCGTTTGGTCGACCGATGCCTTGAGATTGTGGAGCCCAAGCTTGCAGTATATTTATTCTCGAAGGGGATGCACGCCGAGCTGTACGCATTCCCCTCGGTATTGACTCTCTGTGCCTGTACGCCTCCATTGCCAGAGGTATTGCATCTATGGGATTTCTTATTTGCCTATGGATCACATCTGAACATTCTGTGCATTGTTGCCCAACTAATCCGCATGCGGGACCTAATTTTCGATAGTCCGAG CCCGAACAAAATCCTCCGCTCATTCCCTCCCCTTGATGCAAAGGAGATCATTGCTTTGACCGTTCTTCTCGTTCGTAAGATTCCAGAGGACCTTTACGCAGAGATGATCAGCCATGCAAAATAG
- a CDS encoding Deoxyuridine 5'-triphosphate nucleotidohydrolase has protein sequence MTKETTPPLQEKSLPAHNPPSLPASPLPKRSKPDTMTTPAVTSIQQPLPPLLVKKLVESAQAPTRGSAFAAGYDLYAAKETVIPAKGKSAVDTGIAIAVPEGTYGRIAPRSGLAAKHFIDTGAGVIDADYRGEVKVLLFNHSDVDFPVKAGDRIAQLVLERIYTPEVSVVEELEESVRGAGGFGSTGI, from the exons ATGACCAAAGAGACCACCCCACCACTCCAAGAGAAATCTCTCCCCGCGCACAATCCGCCTTCCCTGCCTGCCTCTCCGTTGCCGAAACGATCCAAGCCAGACACTATGACTACCCCGGCCGTCACCTCAATTCAGCAGCCGCTGCCCCCGCTGCTTGTTAAGAAGCTTGTTGAGTCGGCCCAGGCTCCGACTCGCGGCTCGGCTTTTGCGGCTGGGTATGATCTCTACGCCGCGAAGGAGACTGTTATCCCCGCTAAGGGCAAGAGCGCTGTTGATACTGGCATTGCTATTGCTGTACCTGAAGGAACTT ATGGCCGCATTGCTCCCCGTAGCGGTCTTGCCGCTAAGCACTTCATTGACACCGGTGCTGGTGTCATTGATGCTGACTACCGCGGTGAGGTCAAGGTGCTTCTCTTCAACCACTCTGACGTCGATTTCCCGGTCAAGGCGGGTGATCGTATTGCCCAGCTGGTTCTGGAGCGG ATCTACACCCCTGAAGTGAGCGTTGTCGAGGAACTAGAGGAGAGTGTCCGCGGTGCGGGTGGATTCGGTAGCACTGGTATTTAA
- a CDS encoding Calmodulin, putative — MANNPTFKPSPLSFGSPRASPFRRPSTPSSPPSASRTGGTPGSSPGRAYTPMVSPSKLNQSYTVEDGESRSPKSEQPIPQPNFGRELSPSPTKEAQSPGSSSPILGIRTGVFTAPAGDAAGNLSAQQVREIREAFQVLDRDNDGLVDKDDVIDVLTTLGQDSSSSTLSRFFPPGSGQTMNFPTFLNTLSGLMALMSPLQELLNALAAFDDDDNGQIDATELRDALLHTSPEDGEERLTERQIDEVFSGFVGRPAFIGRGAKSGGIGKRGEVFQYQEFVRSVMGGENGNSAKHEGDAANV; from the exons ATG GCCAACAACCCCACATTCAAACCATCGCCCTTATCCTTTGGTTCGCCGAGGGCATCCCCATTCCGGCGCCCATCCACTCCAAGCTCCCCGCCCTCAGCCAGTCGCACAGGAGGCACCCCAGGGAGCTCTCCCGGTCGGGCATATACACCTATGGTATCTCCCAGCAAGCTCAATCAATCATATACAGTAGAGGATGGTGAATCGCGTTCTCCGAAGAGCGAGCAGCCCATTCCCCAGCCGAACTTTGGCAGAGAGCTCTCTCCTTCCCCCACGAAAGAAGCGCAGTCGCCAGGCAGCTCATCCCCGATTCTTGGGATACGGACGGGTGTATTTACCGCCCCGGCTGGCGATGCAGCTGGGAACCTATCAGCGCAACAAGTGAGGGAGATCAGAGAAGCTTTCCAGGTTCTCGATCGGGATAATGATGGGCTTGTGGACAAAGATGATGTGATTGATGTGCTGACAACATTGG GCCAAGACTCGTCCTCCTCTACGCTCTCGCGCTTCTTCCCTCCAGGATCCGGACAAACTATGAACTTCCCAACTTTTTTGAATACACTTTCTGGGCTAATGGCATTAATGTCACCTTTGCAAGAGCTTCTCAACGCTCTTGCCGCATTTGATGACGATGACAACGGGCAAATCGACGCCACTGAACTACGCGATGCTCTGCTACATACTTCCCCAGAAGACGGGGAGGAACGCTTAACTGAAAGACAGATCGATGAAGTCTTCAGTGGGTTTGTAGGGCGCCCAGCATTTATTGGTCGGGGAGCGAAGTCAGGCGGGATCGGCAAGAGGGGAGAGGTTTTCCAGTATCAGGAATTTGTGCGCAGCGTCATGGGTGGGGAGAACGGAAATAGTGCTAAGCATGAAGGAGATGCCGCAAATGTATGA
- a CDS encoding Protein kinase-like domain has product MAGEVRQPIDIPSLEKYIDQNVPEIKIPLGVKQFRFGQSNPTYLLTAADGKHVVLRKKPPGKLLSKTAHKVEREYKIIRALGDTDVPVPKAFCLCEDDSVIGTAFYIMEFLDGRHFTDPAMPGVSGEERKALWKNAVQTLAKFHSVDPKGVGLETFGKPTGFFDRQVATFKTISKAQAAVVDADTKEPVGDLPHFDDMVAFFSQKNTQPLDRGTLVHGDYKIDNMIFHKTEPRVIGILDWEMATVGHPLSDFCNLTSPYIMDGGDSQLSQFAPGVVAGLPRREECIGWYAETSGYETSSDVAWGDAFFAFRGSVIMQGIAARLAGRQASSSRASDYAKRANPFAEEAWERVKGVKRAAEGKL; this is encoded by the exons ATGGCGGGGGAAGTGCGCCAGCCtatagatattccctcgtTGGAGAAGTACATTGACCAGAATGTGCCGGAGATTAAGATTCCACTTGGTGTGAAGCAG TTTCGCTTCGGTCAATCGAATCCTACCTATCTTCTTACTGCCGCCGATGGCAAGCACGTCGTTCTGCGTAAGAAGCCCCCTGGCAAGCTGCTCTCAAAGACGGCTCATAAAGTCGAGCGCGAGTACAAGATTATCCGCGCATTGGGGGATACCGATGTCCCCGTTCCCAAGGCATTCTGTCTCTGCGAAGATGACAGCGTGATTGGAACCGCATTCTACATCATGGAGTTCCTCGACGGGCGGCATTTCACCGACCCAGCGATGCCCGGTGTGAGtggggaggagaggaaaGCACT CTGGAAGAATGCCGTCCAAACGCTGGCGAAGTTCCACAGCGTAGATCCCAAAGGCGTCGGACTCGAAACCTTTGGCAAGCCGACAGGGTTCTTCGACCGTCAAGTCGCCACTTTCAAGACAATTTCCAAAGCACAAGCGGCAGTCGTCGATGCAGACACTAAAGAACCCGTCGGCGACCTCCCGCACTTCGATGATATGGTGGCGTTCTTCTCACAAAAGAACACACAACCACTGGACCGGGGCACACTCGTGCATGGTGACTACAAAATCGACAACATGATCTTCCACAAGACGGAGCCGCGCGTGATCGGAATTCTAGATTGGGAAATGGCGACAGTAGGACACCCGCTCTCGGATTTCTGCAATCTCACGAGCCCGTACATAATGGATGGTGGGGACAGTCAACTATCACAGTTCGCACCGGGGGTTGTTGCGGGGCTGCCGCGGCGAGAGGAGTGCATTGGCTGGTACGCTGAAACGTCTGGGTACGAAACGAGCTCCGACGTGGCGTGGGGTGATGCGTTCTTTGCATTCCGGGGTTCTGTCATCATGCAGGGCATTGCGGCCCGGTTGGCCGGGAGGCAGGCTAGTAGTTCTCGGGCTAGTGACTATGCGAAAAGGGCAAACCCGTTTGCCGAGGAGGCTTGGGAGAGGGTAAAGGGGGTTAAAAGGGCTGCTGAGGGGAAATTGTAG
- a CDS encoding Phosphomethylpyrimidine kinase type-1, with amino-acid sequence MDSLVPETRVLAVASHVVYGHVGNTMATFVMQSLGCEVAALNTVHFSNHTGYRQFKGTRATAQEISDLYQGLCQSNLTDFDVMLSGYAPSAAAVESVGTIGIDLQEKAEKKPGSFFWVLDPVMGDQGRLYVNDDVVPAYKKIIPFADLILPNQFEAETLSGVKITSLETLASAVTAIHRLYSVPHVIITSVQLFKLSQSGSTPPPPENFLTVIGSTTRSDGSPRLFRVDVPALDCFFSGTGDMFAALTVARLSEAVSAVDGLRTTKSWVSPDDVAATDLPLASSTVKVLSSMHSVLERTLESRDAELAVAVPALDGKASAVELQKRDYLRRTKAAEVRLVRNTRVLRDPKILFEVQDWKKEDLPKDLR; translated from the exons ATGGACTCATTAGTACCTGAGACCAGAGTTCTGGCTGTTGCCAGCCAT GTAGTCTACGG CCATGTCGGAAACACAATGGCAACGTTTGTCATGCAATCCCTGGGCTGTGAAGTCGCCGCCTTGAACACGGTCCACTTCA GTAACCACACAGGCTACCGCCAATTCAAGGGAACTCGTGCCACCGCACAGGAAATTTCAGACCTTTACCAGGGGTTGTGCCAGAGTAACCTCACGGACTTCGATGTCATGCTATCCGGCTACGCCCCGAGTGCAGCAGCCGTGGAATCAGTGGGCACCATCGGCATTGACCTGCAAGAGAAAGCAGAGAAGAAGCCCGGGTCATTTTTCTGGG TCCTGGACCCAGTCATGGGCGACCAAGGCCGACTCTATGTCAACGACGACGTAGTCCCCGCATACAAAAAAATCATCCCTTTTGCGGATTTGATTTTACCTAACCAGTTTGAAGCCGA GACCCTCTCCGGCGTCAAAATAACCTCACTAGAAACCCTCGCTTCGGCTGTAACGGCCATCCACAGGCTCTACTCGGTGCCGCACGTGATAATCACCTCAGTGCAACTCTTCAAACTCTCCCAATCAGGCTCAACCCCACCCCCACCAGAAAACTTCCTAACAGTCATCGGCTCAACCACTCGCTCCGACGGGTCACCGCGACTATTCCGCGTCGACGTCCCAGCGCTGGACTGCTTCTTCAGCGGGACGGGCGATATGTTCGCAGCGCTGACCGTCGCGCGTCTAAGCGAGGCCGTTTCTGCAGTGGATGGGTTGCGCACGACCAAGTCGTGGGTTTCGCCCGACGACGTTGCGGCTACGGATTTGCCGCTGGCTAGTTCGACGGTCAAGGTTCTGTCCAGTATGCATAGTGTTCTGGAGCGGACGCTGGAGAGTCGGGATGCGGAGCTGGCGGTTGCTGTTCCTGCGTTGGATGGAAAGGCGTCAGCGGTGGAATTGCAAAAGAGAGATTATTTGCGCAGAACGAAGGCTGCCGAGGTTAGACTTGTGAGGAATACGCGGGTTTTGCGAGATCCGAAGATTCTGTTTGAGGTGCAGGATTGGAAGAAGGAGGATCTTCCTAAGGATCTGCGCTAG